The Lineus longissimus chromosome 2, tnLinLong1.2, whole genome shotgun sequence genome window below encodes:
- the LOC135482758 gene encoding uncharacterized protein LOC135482758 isoform X2, with translation MAIGSACMLPLDVVGRWTQEGSDNYITVNQHAINSVAGSVRRVLTCMGENGRGQYLVKKLQYSQSSRSPGAFRCFLFSLSAGQLTIEWQGPWTAKTIHVPDMGKVCDEAKVSTTVYQK, from the exons ATGGCGATTGGCTCAG CCTGCATGTTACCGCTGGATGTTGTCGGACGCTGGACGCAAGAGGGTTCCGACAACTATATTACGGTCAATCAGCATGCCATCAACAGCGTTGCAGGATCAGTAAGGAGAGTCCTCACTTGTATGGGCGAAAACGGCAGGGGACAATATCTCGTCAA GAAGCTTCAATACAGCCAGTCAAGTCGGTCACCCGGTGCCTTTAGATGCTTCCTGTTTTCATTGTCAGCAGGACAACTGACGATAGAATGGCAAGGTCCTTGGACAG CAAAAACTATTCATGTCCCAGACATGGGCAAAGTCTGTGATGAAGCCAAAGTTTCCACTACGGTCTATCAAAAGTAA
- the LOC135482758 gene encoding uncharacterized protein LOC135482758 isoform X1, translating into MTGSGTKTHIFAMSSLKILFLAFGFFLNLEACMLPLDVVGRWTQEGSDNYITVNQHAINSVAGSVRRVLTCMGENGRGQYLVKKLQYSQSSRSPGAFRCFLFSLSAGQLTIEWQGPWTAKTIHVPDMGKVCDEAKVSTTVYQK; encoded by the exons ATGACAGGATCAGGGACAAAAACGCATATTTTTGCAATGTCGTCTTTGAAGATACTTTTTCTTGCTTTCGGCTTCTTTCTTAATCTAGAAG CCTGCATGTTACCGCTGGATGTTGTCGGACGCTGGACGCAAGAGGGTTCCGACAACTATATTACGGTCAATCAGCATGCCATCAACAGCGTTGCAGGATCAGTAAGGAGAGTCCTCACTTGTATGGGCGAAAACGGCAGGGGACAATATCTCGTCAA GAAGCTTCAATACAGCCAGTCAAGTCGGTCACCCGGTGCCTTTAGATGCTTCCTGTTTTCATTGTCAGCAGGACAACTGACGATAGAATGGCAAGGTCCTTGGACAG CAAAAACTATTCATGTCCCAGACATGGGCAAAGTCTGTGATGAAGCCAAAGTTTCCACTACGGTCTATCAAAAGTAA